Proteins encoded in a region of the Oscarella lobularis chromosome 5, ooOscLobu1.1, whole genome shotgun sequence genome:
- the LOC136187520 gene encoding scavenger receptor cysteine-rich domain superfamily protein-like — protein sequence MKGKEDSGEYIARCRQLHVVSWLGLFISFAVGIATVYCFVSIVEMKESLNQLKQSKEQLESEMNLLKSDHRDLMQLIRDEMPQSMSLPPSQIISNKKRFSRHTTGDPVVSGFVTYILQEVAKRCQPGEFCAAGQKGEQGPSGLQGPKGDKGDRGEEGARGPEGPRGSMGQRGRRGPKGKCIYPVAAGSQMRLVGGSTEWEGRVELLRNGVWGTICDNDWDIADAAVACRQMNRGYSGAIAATSGAHFGEGSGAIWMDGLHCSGTESDLSECLFGGWGIHQCNHSQDVGVVCAGDIRLVGGLRPEEGRVEVLRNGKWGTVCDKGWGLADAHVACRQLGFHGAKQTGRASEPGSESDRIWMSNVTCAGVENRLDECTFSGWGVREHVCTHENDVAITCFAEGTRLVGGSAAEEGRVEVLLGGVWYAVCDDNWDMNDAQVVCRQLGYEKAKEYFSASFPDDLQIEQSTLENIQCTGDESDFVDCSFIVQEERYCGRQAGVTCVSDIRLVGGMRANEGIIEVKHRDVWGRLCSRGWDLNDAHVACRQLGYYRAVSYNTTELSGETVLMDKLACNGTEPNLADCEFGGWGKHNCLNHNRIATVVCADNIRLVDGRTPNSGSIEILHNGTWKAICENTWNKDNAYVGDVACQQLGYYRAKSSKIVETSQEVLSSGFLCHGNETELDSCAQDSCHSDSSSRSIAVDCVSNLRLVGGSVPEEGRIEILHKGQWGTICDDNWDIEDATVACLELGYGPARKYRGYSYYGGGTGPIWMEEIACTGKESSLADCRFPGWGIHRCSHDEDAGIVCSKSRIRLVGGSHSSQGRVEIFYNGSWGGVCDSNWDIKAADVVCGDLGILVRRPSATRGRFGTASQSLWMNDVTCNGRETTLTHCQFSSWKEGSCGSSSYVAGVICKETIRLVGGSGPHEGRVEVYHSNQWGRVCHDYWDLNDAHVVCRQLGFTRAERYTTHSTFGSTSIRVWMNNVQCNGKELNLEDCSFSGWGSYSYRCSTYQQNAGVVCEY from the coding sequence atgaaaggaaaagaggaCTCTGGTGAGTACATCGCCCGCTGCCGCCAATTGCACGTTGTCTCGTGGTTGGGTCTATTCATATCCTTCGCGGTTGGAATAGCAACGGTGTACTGCTTTGTCTCCATTGTCGAGATGAAGGAGAGCTTGAACCAACTAAAACAAAGCAAAGAGCAGCTCGAATCTGAGATGAATCTTTTGAAAAGTGACCACCGCGACTTAATGCAACTCATCAGGGACGAAATGCCCCAGTCGATgtccctccctccctcccagATCATTTCAAacaagaaacgattttcccGACATACTACTGGTGATCCAGTCGTCAGTGGTTTTGTCACCTACATTCTGCAGGAGGTAGCAAAACGCTGTCAACCCGGCGAATTCTGCGCTGCCGGACAGAAGGGAGAACAGGGTCCTAGCGGTCTTCAAGGACCAAAAGGCGACAAGGGCGATCGCGGAGAAGAGGGTGCGAGAGGACCAGAAGGTCCCAGAGGATCAATGGGTCAACGGGGCCGAAGGGGGCCAAAAGGCAAATGCATATATCCAGTCGCAGCGGGGTCACAAATGCGACTGGTCGGTGGCTCGACAGAATGGGAAGGTCGAGTCGAACTCCTTCGAAACGGTGTCTGGGGAACGATTTGCGACAATGACTGGGAtatcgccgacgccgccgtcgcctgtCGTCAGATGAATCGCGGCTACAGCGGTGCAATTGCTGCCACGAGCGGCGCTCATTTCGGCGAGGGTTCGGGAGCCATCTGGATGGACGGTTTGCACTGCAGCGGCACCGAATCCGACTTGTCCGAGTGTTTGTTCGGCGGATGGGGAATTCACCAGTGCAATCACAGTCAAGACGTGGGTGTCGTCTGCGCGGGAGACATTCGACTTGTCGGCGGACTGCGTCCCGAGGAGGGTAGAGTCGAGGTTCTTCGCAACGGAAAATGGGGCACAGTATGCGACAAAGGCTGGGGTTTAGCTGATGCGCACGTGGCGTGCAGGCAGTTGGGATTCCACGGAGCTAAACAGACGGGACGCGCTTCTGAGCCGGGCAGCGAGTCCGATAGGATTTGGATGAGCAATGTCACCTGCGCAGGCGTCGAAAATCGACTGGACGAATGTACGTTTTCGGGCTGGGGTGTCCGCGAACATGTTTGCACTCATGAAAACGACGTGGCGATCACTTGCTTCGCTGAAGGCACTCGGCTCGTAGGAGGCTCTGCAGCTGAAGAGGGTCGCGTTGAAGTGCTGCTTGGCGGTGTTTGGTACGCCGTTTGCGACGATAATTGGGATATGAATGACGCTCAAGTCGTCTGCAGGCAGCTTGGATATGAAAAAGCCAAGGAGTATTTCAGCGCCTCGTTTCCAGATGATCTACAAATAGAACAGTCGACATTAGAAAATATTCAGTGTACAGGAGACGAGTCCGATTTTGTTGACTGCTCTTTTATAGTACAAGAGGAACGCTACTGCGGTCGTCAGGCAGGAGTGACGTGCGTTTCAGACATCCGATTAGTTGGTGGGATGAGAGCGAATGAAGGAATCATTGAGGTGAAGCATAGAGACGTCTGGGGTAGACTGTGCAGTCGGGGCTGGGACTTGAACGATGCGCATGTTGCCTGCCGGCAGTTGGGGTACTATCGCGCCGTGTCTTACAACACTACTGAACTATCAGGTGAAACAGTGCTAATGGACAAGCTGGCTTGCAATGGAACTGAGCCAAATCTTGCAGACTGTGAGTTTGGTGGCTGGGGAAAACACAACTGTTTGAATCACAACCGCATTGCCACTGTCGTGTGTGCTGACAATATTCGACTCGTCGATGGGCGTACTCCAAATAGTGGCAGTATTGAAATCCTTCACAATGGAACTTGGAAAGCCATTTGCGAAAATACATGGAATAAGGACAATGCCTACGTTGGTGACGTTGCTTGCCAACAGTTGGGATATTACAGAGCAAAGAGCTCAAAGATCGTTGAGACCTCACAAGAGGTGTTGTCGTCAGGCTTTCTGTGTCACGGAAACGAGACGGAGTTGGACAGCTGCGCCCAAGACAGTTGTCATTCTGACTCTTCCAGTCGTTCTATTGCAGTTGATTGCGTTTCTAACCTGCGTCTCGTTGGAGGCTCCGTTCCAGAAGAAGGACGAATTGAGATCCTACACAAAGGACAGTGGGGTACAATCTGCGACGACAACTGGGACATAGAAGATGCGACTGTCGCGTGTCTGGAATTAGGCTACGGGCCAGCGAGGAAATACCGGGGTTATTCCTATTATGGAGGTGGAACGGGACCTATCTGGATGGAAGAAATTGCGTGTACAGGAAAAGAGAGCAGCCTTGCGGACTGCCGTTTTCCTGGTTGGGGGATCCATCGCTGTTCtcacgacgaagacgcgggAATCGTGTGCAGCAAATCGCGAATCAGGCTTGTTGGCGGCAGTCATTCAAGCCAGGGCcgagttgagattttctATAACGGATCATGGGGAGGCGTGTGTGACAGTAACTGGGATATAAAAGCTGCAGACGTCGTCTGCGGAGACCTAGGGATTTTAGTTAGGCGACCTAGCGCAACCAGAGGGAGATTTGGCACTGCATCACAGTCACTGTGGATGAATGACGTGACATGCAATGGGCGCGAGACAACTCTTACCCATTGTCAATTTTCGTCCTGGAAAGAAGGAAGCTGTGGCAGTTCCAGTTACGTCGCCGGAGTTatctgcaaagaaacgataAGACTCGTTGGTGGGTCTGGACCCCATGAAGGTCGCGTCGAGGTGTATCACAGTAACCAATGGGGAAGAGTTTGTCATGACTATTGGGATCTCAACGACGCGCACGTCGTTTGCCGACAATTGGGTTTTACAAGAGCTGAACGATACACAACACACTCTACGTTTGGTAGCACTTCCATTAGAGTGTGGATGAACAACGTACAGTGCAACGGAAAGGAACTGAATTTAGAAGATTGCTCTTTCAGTGGTTGGGGAAGTTACAGTTATCGTTGCTCAACGTATCAACAGAACGCTGGTGTTGTTTGTGAGTATTAG